From a single Candoia aspera isolate rCanAsp1 chromosome 2, rCanAsp1.hap2, whole genome shotgun sequence genomic region:
- the LOC134490036 gene encoding urotensin-2 receptor-like, producing the protein MERNLSGALGNESSQAAPANAGEAAATWVFGAVLSVMCVAGVTGNVYTLALLWRSGRGARGAPLSGSIASLALADLMYLCSIPFIVGTSVAQDWYFGELGCRFLLSLDLLTMHASIFTLTAMCTERYLAVTRPLAMRYRAQRFRKITAGAVWGISLLLTLPMMLMVTLSQSGDGKHICAPTWSPDAFRLYLTVLFSTSILAPGLLIGCLYGRLAATYLESQKNPPRKTEPKRSPRQKVLILVFTIVLVFWACFLPFWIWQLVSLYHGPLGLPLHIQKYINYLVTCLTYSNSCINPFLYILLTRSYREHLHNQHRNFYRFTSSFRKKGSNLHCSWRRASSSGTQCESGTEGLGLAVLKDSK; encoded by the coding sequence ATGGAGCGCAACTTGAGCGGCGCGCTTGGCAACGAGTCTTCTCAGGCAGCTCCGGCTAACGCTGGGGAAGCGGCGGCGACCTGGGTTTTTGGCGCGGTCCTCTCCGTTATGTGTGTGGCCGGCGTGACGGGCAACGTGTACACCCTGGCGCTGTTGTGGCGCTCGGGCCGGGGCGCCCGCGGAGCGCCCTTGTCCGGCTCCATTGCCAGCCTGGCGCTGGCCGACCTAATGTACCTGTGCTCCATCCCGTTCATCGTGGGCACGTCGGTGGCACAGGACTGGTACTTCGGCGAACTAGGCTGCCGCTTCCTGCTCAGCCTGGACCTGCTCACCATGCACGCCAGCATCTTCACGCTGACCGCAATGTGCACCGAGCGCTACCTGGCCGTCACCCGACCCTTGGCCATGCGGTACCGGGCGCAGCGCTTCCGCAAAATCACGGCTGGCGCCGTCTGGGGGATCTCGCTGCTGCTGACCCTGCCCATGATGCTGATGGTCACCCTGAGCCAGAGCGGCGACGGCAAGCATATCTGCGCCCCGACCTGGAGCCCCGACGCCTTTCGGCTCTACCTGACGGTTCTGTTCAGTACCAGCATCCTAGCCCCGGGGTTGCTCATTGGCTGCCTCTACGGGCGCCTGGCCGCCACCTACTTGGAGTCACAGAAGAACCCACCCCGCAAGACGGAGCCCAAGCGCTCTCCCCGCCAGAAGGTTCTCATCCTAGTCTTCACCATTGTGCTGGTCTTCTGGGCCTGCTTCCTGCCCTTCTGGATCTGGCAGCTGGTGTCCCTCTACCACGGTCCCCTCGGGCTGCCGCTGCACATCCAGAAGTATATCAACTACCTGGTCACCTGCCTGACATATAGCAATAGTTGCATCAACCCCTTTCTTTATATCTTGCTCACCAGGAGCTACCGTGAGCATCTGCACAACCAACACAGGAACTTCTACCGCTTCACCTCCTCCTTCCGCAAGAAGGGCTCCAACTTGCACTGTTCTTGGAGACGAGCGTCCTCTTCAGGCACCCAGTGTGAATCCGGGACTGAGGGCCTGGGCCTGGCTGTATTGAAGGACAGCAAATGA